TAGACATAATTCGGGTCGCGCATCCAGCCCACCGGTGTGCGGCCGATCATGATATCGCGCAAAGTGCCGCCGCCCACAGCCGTAACGAATGCTATGATGTAGACGCCGAACGGGTCGAGTTTTTTGTTCATCGCCGTCAATGCCCCTGACACTGCGAACGCCATGGTGCCGATGATGTCCAGCAGGTAAAACAAGGTAAGGTCCATTTACATTTTCTGTGTATAATAATTGTAGTCCATCAGGATGATCCCGATGAAGGTTTCGTCGTTGCCGGATTGGTTCCTGATGCCGGTCACTTCTTCAATCTTGGCGCGCAGTTTCGCAAAAATATTATAGTCGCGGTCCTTTACGGCGACGTCATACGTTTCCCTGATGATCCTAATGTCATTGTCTGTGAGCTGTATCACCGTAGGATAAGTGGGCACATACCGGGCGTCGATTTCCCGCAATATCGTATGGTCGATCGAGATGTTGTTTTTCAACGTGATTACGGCAGTCCCGGCCGCAAGGTCGCCAAGCCGCTGTGTATTTTTGGTGACCAAAGCCGTGATGAGGCCAATGAGCCCGAAGAGGAAAAACAGGTCGATGGTACGCAGCAGCCACCGGATCAGGTAATCGCCGAAATCCGCCTGGTAACCCTCTATCTTCACTACCTTAAGTTTGAGCAAACGCTTCCCGAACGTCTGTCCTTCAAAAATACTTTCCATGGTGAGCGTGTAAAACATCGCCGGAAGGAGAATCACCGCGTTTACCGCCGCCACCGACCAATAATCCCAGTCGAGCATGAGCTCATCCAGGTCGAGGACGGAGTACAGCAGCCAGTAGATAAACGTGAGGTAGGCAAAGAGGATCAACAGGTCTGCGAGCAATGCCAAAATCCTTACGCCCAATGAAGCCGCGGTGAAATTAATA
The nucleotide sequence above comes from Flavobacterium magnum. Encoded proteins:
- a CDS encoding RDD family protein, which translates into the protein MTQLSITTTQNVTINFTAASLGVRILALLADLLILFAYLTFIYWLLYSVLDLDELMLDWDYWSVAAVNAVILLPAMFYTLTMESIFEGQTFGKRLLKLKVVKIEGYQADFGDYLIRWLLRTIDLFFLFGLIGLITALVTKNTQRLGDLAAGTAVITLKNNISIDHTILREIDARYVPTYPTVIQLTDNDIRIIRETYDVAVKDRDYNIFAKLRAKIEEVTGIRNQSGNDETFIGIILMDYNYYTQKM